Below is a window of Planococcus rifietoensis DNA.
ACCACCAAGCCTGGAAACGCAGCTTGTGGGGACAGCTGGCGTTCGTCGCACTTGGATTTGCGCTCGCAGCAGCCGGGCTTGTCATTTCGACAATCGGCGTGAACGGCGTTTTCGTCCAAACTGACATCGCCTATATCTGCATGAGCCCTGAACAAATCGCTGCCATCAACGAACGGCTCATTCCTGTAATCGCGCATGACCGGGCGGGGCTTGGCAGCGCCTTGATCAGTGTGGGGCTGCTTGTGTTGATGCTCGCGTTATGGGGATTTCAGGAAGGGCAGCGATGGGTCTGGTACACGTTCCTGTTCGGCGGGCTGCCGGCGTTTGGGGCGGCCATCATCATTCATTACGTAATCGGCTATACGAGCTTTATTCATATCCTGCCGGCGTATGTAGCCTTAGTGCTGTTCGCAAGCGGATTGATCTTGTCCAAAAAATTCTTTTTCATAAAATAGCAACTTGCCGGTGAATGAGCCGGCAAGTTTTTTTGCATAAAAAAACAGCCTCAAGGGCTGCTTATCGTCATCAATAATTTTTCGATACTTGATGTGGTGCTGCAGGTTCTGGGTTGTAAGTTGAATTTGTTGATTCTTGGTTTTTCTTCTTATCCAAATATTTCATCAAGCCGGCTGCGTTATTGCTGTACTGGTTGACTTGGAAACGGTTGGCAGGGTCGTCTTCGACTTTTTTCGAAATGCCCGACGTGATGCTGCGGACCACCGAATTCATGTCGATGACTGAATTGATCGTTCCTTTCGCCCCATCAACCAGGACGGCCACTTTCTCGGATTTCTGCTGGATGTCTTCTTTCAATTCATTTGTCGTATGCTGCAAATGAGTCGTCTCAAGCATTAGCTTGTCCATGCGGCCTTTCAAGTTATCTGCCGAACCTTTCATTTCTTTCATCGGCTCCTTGATGCCGGATAGCAGCATCACGACACCGACGACGGCGACGATCAGGCCAAGGACAATGATACCAAGTGCTATGTAAAGCCAGATAATCGGATCCATATAAACTTCCTCCTTTTTGGTTTGTGTATTAAGCCATACCCGTTTTAGGCAGTCTTTAACACAAAATCCAAGGAGAACAGTCAAGCTTGGCGGATTCGTTTTGGCAGAACGCCGGTATTTTCTAGGCCAATTGACTTTTTGCTTGTTCAATTAGGAAAATTCGGCTCCGCTCCATAAATCACTGACAAAATTTTAGCAATGAAGCTGCTGATCCTGCTTTACTGGCGTTATCGAGAATCAGCGGATAAGATAAATGCAATATAGCCGACGTCATGGCTGAAATTCCAATCCATGAAAACTTCATCGATGTTCCTCTGTAGAGAGTGGTTCAAAGGGGCTGCTTTAA
It encodes the following:
- a CDS encoding DUF948 domain-containing protein, which encodes MDPIIWLYIALGIIVLGLIVAVVGVVMLLSGIKEPMKEMKGSADNLKGRMDKLMLETTHLQHTTNELKEDIQQKSEKVAVLVDGAKGTINSVIDMNSVVRSITSGISKKVEDDPANRFQVNQYSNNAAGLMKYLDKKKNQESTNSTYNPEPAAPHQVSKNY